One Photobacterium sp. TY1-4 genomic window carries:
- the gshB gene encoding glutathione synthase, with the protein MKICFVMYPWERVEPETDSTLRLIHEAASRGHTVAITTPNNLTMRHSTAIAFCKVLKKGEVSNNIPSFYRKAEFRKAQLPLAGFDIIFMRANPPLDTMALNFLDSVRDDTFIMNDIDGLRVANNKLYTTSLPDPTNEFIPVTHVSKNREYLERVLAENTNERMIMKPLNGYGGKGVILVEKSAKSSVKSLLDFYIGDDKNYVILQDYIEGAEEGDVRIMMLNGEPIGAMRRVPAQGDVRSNIHAGGKEVKHTLSKQELRLCKHIGPKLVRDGLYFVGLDVINGKLVEVNVLSPGGITRINRLNRTKLQRDVLDFAESVVLAKEVSIARKNEYRQVIADAATY; encoded by the coding sequence ATGAAAATATGCTTTGTTATGTACCCATGGGAAAGAGTTGAGCCGGAAACGGATTCAACGTTGCGTCTGATCCATGAAGCAGCCTCCCGCGGACATACCGTTGCCATTACGACACCCAACAACCTGACGATGCGTCACAGTACGGCAATTGCATTCTGCAAAGTACTGAAAAAAGGTGAAGTGTCTAACAATATTCCGAGCTTCTATCGCAAGGCAGAGTTCCGGAAGGCACAGCTGCCGCTGGCTGGTTTCGACATTATTTTCATGCGCGCCAACCCACCGCTTGACACCATGGCCCTGAATTTCCTGGATTCCGTTCGTGACGACACCTTCATCATGAACGACATCGACGGATTGCGCGTGGCCAACAATAAGCTCTACACCACGTCCCTGCCGGATCCGACCAATGAGTTTATTCCGGTGACCCATGTGTCAAAGAATCGTGAGTACCTGGAGCGTGTGCTGGCAGAAAACACCAACGAGCGGATGATCATGAAACCGCTGAACGGTTATGGCGGCAAAGGCGTGATTCTGGTCGAGAAAAGCGCCAAGTCGAGTGTGAAATCCCTGCTGGATTTCTACATCGGCGACGACAAGAACTACGTCATCCTGCAGGACTACATTGAAGGCGCCGAAGAAGGCGATGTCCGGATCATGATGCTCAACGGGGAGCCAATCGGGGCCATGCGCCGCGTACCGGCGCAAGGCGATGTTCGCTCCAACATTCATGCCGGCGGCAAGGAAGTGAAGCATACCCTGTCGAAGCAAGAGCTGCGACTATGTAAGCACATCGGACCAAAACTGGTACGCGACGGGCTGTATTTTGTCGGCTTGGATGTCATCAACGGCAAGCTGGTTGAAGTAAACGTGCTGAGCCCGGGCGGGATCACTCGGATCAACCGTCTGAACCGTACCAAATTACAACGTGATGTCTTGGATTTTGCCGAGAGTGTGGTCCTCGCAAAAGAAGTCAGCATCGCCCGCAAAAACGAGTATCGCCAGGTGATTGCTGATGCTGCAACTTACTGA
- a CDS encoding flavohemoglobin expression-modulating QEGLA motif protein — protein MLQLTEAEVLDRIRQGVPFEAQLNDGSLTIRISEYQPYIATAIHHGQRLRGDLVSNCTLTEEERYYEEDPYTGDFVSSLPIVLQGEDSRYEYDLNRPPEQCIYDQAWGRQVWHTPLTEEERAVSVAKHDRYYRILSCLIDMLESRFGLCLLYDLHSYNYQRIESATEKTAPVFNLGTKQVNTRKWQKEIKSLLGLLNDVELPNIDVDAKANDVFKGMGYQATFVAKYFTRTLIMPIEIKKVYMDESRGESYPLVIEKLKEALKTVLTEHAATTIARRTEAKRLTGSHVLASKLPREVIKLDRQLYALAKGINTLSYINPTNLKQEKRRFLHRPFDYQPQFTYRQLDIDPYKFREALYRLPVEEIRDADIQKMYRKVIDQLAVRIDLLTSIGHDEFLYNSLRYYGRPDDLDIANARFILHAEAQREPEPSVISAQDAITAFRQAADEYGISCKVVGSRKLIARAMVSGQTIKVNLNSKFSPSDLNALIHHELGVHLVTSVNADHQPLKVLKLGLPGNTHTQEGLAILCEHLSGSFPLHRLKTLALRVIAVDKLVRGDSFSDTYHQIKHDYQLSQDEAFTITARAFRGGGFTKDYLYLKGLRDALTCYQAGDLSALLVGKTGFDFKPLLDELITREILNPPSFMPKALTQPAQSDSIIDFMLHCIK, from the coding sequence ATGCTGCAACTTACTGAAGCAGAGGTTCTCGACCGGATTCGTCAGGGAGTGCCGTTTGAAGCCCAGCTCAACGACGGCAGCCTGACCATCCGAATCAGTGAATATCAACCCTATATTGCGACGGCCATTCATCATGGCCAGCGCTTACGGGGTGATTTGGTTTCGAACTGTACGCTGACCGAAGAAGAGCGCTACTACGAGGAAGATCCGTACACCGGTGATTTTGTCTCATCGCTGCCGATTGTGCTGCAAGGAGAGGACTCCCGTTACGAGTATGATCTGAACCGGCCACCGGAGCAGTGTATCTACGACCAAGCCTGGGGCCGCCAGGTTTGGCATACACCGCTGACCGAAGAAGAGCGTGCCGTTTCGGTTGCCAAACACGATCGCTACTACCGGATCCTGAGCTGCCTGATCGATATGCTCGAGAGCCGCTTCGGTCTGTGCCTGTTGTACGATTTGCACTCCTACAACTATCAGCGGATCGAAAGTGCCACGGAGAAAACCGCGCCGGTCTTCAACCTGGGCACCAAACAGGTCAACACCCGGAAATGGCAAAAAGAAATCAAGTCGCTGCTCGGTCTGCTGAACGACGTTGAATTGCCGAACATTGATGTCGATGCGAAAGCCAACGATGTCTTTAAGGGCATGGGGTATCAGGCCACTTTTGTGGCGAAGTACTTTACCCGGACCTTGATCATGCCGATCGAGATCAAAAAGGTTTATATGGATGAATCCCGCGGGGAAAGTTACCCGCTGGTGATCGAAAAGCTGAAAGAAGCGTTGAAAACCGTGCTCACCGAGCATGCCGCGACGACTATTGCCCGCCGCACCGAGGCCAAACGCCTGACCGGAAGTCATGTGCTGGCTTCCAAACTGCCGCGGGAAGTGATCAAGCTGGACCGCCAGCTGTACGCCCTGGCAAAGGGGATCAACACGCTCAGCTACATTAACCCGACGAACCTGAAACAGGAAAAACGGCGCTTCCTGCACCGGCCGTTCGACTACCAACCGCAGTTTACTTATCGGCAGCTGGATATCGACCCGTATAAATTCCGGGAAGCTTTGTATCGCCTGCCCGTGGAAGAAATCCGGGATGCAGATATCCAGAAGATGTACCGGAAGGTCATCGATCAGCTGGCGGTGCGGATCGACCTGCTGACCAGTATTGGCCATGATGAGTTTTTGTATAACTCGCTGCGCTATTACGGTCGTCCGGATGATCTGGATATCGCCAATGCCCGGTTTATTCTCCATGCCGAAGCACAACGGGAGCCTGAACCGTCGGTGATCAGTGCACAGGATGCCATTACGGCTTTTCGTCAGGCTGCCGATGAGTACGGCATTTCCTGTAAAGTCGTGGGATCCCGCAAGCTCATAGCCCGGGCGATGGTCAGCGGACAGACGATCAAGGTGAATCTCAACAGCAAGTTCTCACCTTCAGATCTGAACGCCCTGATCCATCACGAGCTGGGGGTGCATCTGGTCACCAGTGTGAATGCTGACCACCAACCGCTCAAGGTGCTGAAACTGGGACTGCCGGGCAATACCCATACCCAGGAAGGCCTGGCTATTTTGTGTGAGCATCTGTCCGGAAGCTTCCCGTTGCATCGCCTGAAAACGCTGGCGTTGCGGGTGATTGCTGTTGATAAACTGGTGCGGGGTGATAGTTTCAGTGACACCTATCACCAGATCAAGCATGACTATCAGCTGAGTCAGGATGAGGCCTTTACGATCACCGCACGGGCCTTCCGTGGAGGCGGTTTCACCAAGGACTATCTCTACCTCAAGGGGCTCCGGGATGCACTGACCTGTTACCAAGCCGGTGATCTCAGTGCCTTGCTGGTGGGTAAAACCGGTTTTGACTTCAAACCGCTGCTGGATGAGCTGATCACCCGGGAGATCCTGAATCCGCCGAGCTTTATGCCTAAAGCGCTCACGCAACCGGCACAAAGCGATTCAATCATCGACTTTATGCTGCACTGCATTAAGTAA
- a CDS encoding protein-disulfide reductase DsbD family protein: MTILHSCWQRLLTPLLAMLALLSASFTVPAALASDITTGWLSNPQHPPVAVRLMLTGQQNPQAKTVEALLEVQLDPDWKTYWRSPGESGVAPSIDWSLSNNLTDVDWQWPVPKRYEFLGVETLGYKDHIVFPLTLHVEDMRRSVFLSGQLTMSSCTNICVLTDYELSLDFTPSRLTLSQEAMHLYNQGLSLVPQTSPAVSLTQVAWDENAQMLTLAATNTMGWQQPDVFIDGETQPVKDAYFLAPDITTDGSQLIAQIPVKSWFGVPALLGESINVTLSDANIAVEMQASVSDTPVALSGLASTDRNLTEILLIALLGGLILNMMPCVLPVLGLKLSTAITGEHREQRQIRTQFLASSAGILVSFWLLAGFLAALKLSGQALGWGIQFQSPYFIGAMILITGLFAANMLGLFEIRLPGNASTWLATRGDHSHLGHFIQGMFATLLATPCSAPFLGTAVAFALGADLLTLFVIFTALAVGMAAPWLLVAAFPALARLMPKPGAWMNRVKLLFGLMLLATSLWLLSLMTNFLTTWMVVATGTLLLTLLLWQLGRQKGRKPVIITLAVILFSSAGGLLIGSVTADQWATPLPADHPWQTLNVDQISRHVQEGNVVMVDVTADWCITCKANKIGVLLQDPVYSALGKPDIVRMRGDWTHPSDYVTGYLQSYGRFGVPFNIVYGPGAPHGIALPVILTQDTVLEALRAAASPQLAQEAP, encoded by the coding sequence ATGACAATCCTTCATTCCTGCTGGCAGCGTCTCTTGACCCCGTTGCTGGCGATGTTGGCGCTCCTCAGTGCCAGCTTTACCGTCCCGGCAGCACTGGCCAGCGACATTACAACCGGCTGGCTGAGCAACCCGCAGCATCCGCCGGTAGCGGTGCGCCTGATGCTCACCGGTCAGCAAAACCCGCAAGCCAAAACCGTCGAAGCCCTGCTGGAAGTCCAGCTCGATCCTGACTGGAAGACCTACTGGCGCAGCCCGGGCGAAAGCGGTGTTGCCCCGAGTATTGACTGGTCCCTGTCGAATAACCTAACGGACGTCGACTGGCAGTGGCCCGTCCCAAAGCGATACGAGTTTCTCGGGGTCGAAACCTTAGGCTATAAAGATCACATCGTTTTTCCGCTCACGCTGCATGTGGAAGACATGCGTCGATCGGTCTTTTTATCCGGTCAGCTGACCATGTCATCGTGCACCAATATTTGCGTGCTGACTGATTATGAACTGAGCCTCGATTTCACCCCAAGCCGACTGACGCTCTCTCAGGAAGCCATGCACTTGTACAATCAGGGGCTCAGCCTGGTGCCGCAAACCTCACCAGCCGTATCGCTGACGCAGGTTGCCTGGGATGAAAACGCCCAGATGCTGACCCTGGCTGCCACCAACACCATGGGCTGGCAGCAACCGGATGTGTTCATCGACGGCGAAACCCAGCCGGTGAAAGATGCGTATTTTCTGGCGCCGGACATCACCACCGACGGCTCGCAACTGATCGCCCAAATTCCGGTAAAGAGCTGGTTCGGCGTTCCGGCCCTGCTGGGTGAATCCATCAATGTCACCCTGAGTGATGCCAATATCGCCGTCGAAATGCAGGCCAGCGTCTCCGATACCCCAGTGGCACTATCGGGCCTGGCCTCAACAGATCGCAACCTGACGGAAATCCTGCTCATCGCCCTGCTCGGCGGCCTGATCCTCAACATGATGCCTTGTGTGTTGCCGGTCCTGGGGCTGAAACTCAGCACCGCCATAACCGGTGAACACCGTGAGCAGCGCCAGATCCGGACGCAGTTTCTGGCTTCCTCAGCCGGGATCCTGGTCTCTTTCTGGCTCCTCGCCGGATTTCTCGCCGCGCTGAAACTCTCCGGCCAGGCACTCGGCTGGGGGATCCAGTTTCAAAGTCCATACTTTATTGGCGCGATGATTCTGATCACAGGGTTATTTGCCGCCAATATGCTCGGGCTGTTTGAGATCCGACTGCCGGGGAATGCCAGCACCTGGCTTGCAACCCGCGGCGATCACTCCCACCTCGGTCATTTTATTCAAGGAATGTTTGCAACCCTGCTGGCGACACCATGCAGCGCCCCGTTTCTGGGCACCGCCGTGGCGTTTGCCCTCGGAGCCGATCTGCTGACTTTGTTTGTCATCTTTACGGCGCTGGCGGTCGGCATGGCGGCCCCCTGGCTGCTGGTCGCGGCTTTCCCGGCACTTGCCCGTCTGATGCCAAAGCCCGGCGCGTGGATGAATCGGGTGAAACTGCTCTTTGGCCTGATGTTGCTGGCAACCAGCCTTTGGCTCCTCAGCCTGATGACCAACTTTCTCACCACCTGGATGGTTGTGGCAACGGGCACCCTGCTACTGACGCTCCTGCTGTGGCAACTTGGGCGTCAGAAAGGCCGTAAACCGGTGATCATCACCCTTGCGGTCATTCTGTTCAGCTCGGCCGGCGGATTGTTGATCGGCAGTGTGACCGCAGATCAATGGGCCACCCCGCTCCCCGCAGATCACCCCTGGCAAACGCTGAATGTTGACCAAATTTCCCGGCACGTTCAGGAAGGTAACGTCGTGATGGTCGATGTGACCGCGGATTGGTGCATCACCTGTAAAGCCAATAAAATTGGTGTGCTACTTCAGGACCCTGTCTACAGCGCGCTGGGCAAACCGGACATCGTGCGCATGCGCGGTGACTGGACCCACCCTTCCGACTATGTCACCGGCTACCTGCAATCCTATGGTCGCTTCGGGGTGCCATTCAATATTGTTTATGGCCCGGGCGCGCCGCACGGCATCGCGTTACCGGTGATTTTGACTCAGGATACTGTGCTTGAGGCGCTCCGGGCGGCAGCCTCTCCCCAACTCGCTCAGGAGGCGCCATGA
- a CDS encoding protein disulfide oxidoreductase, with translation MNNTTPIPAKRKGPKHWLKEAAIVLVMWLMISSAVDFWRTQGMPETALPIAVLHTIDGEPVDLIAMSQDKPVLVYFWATWCGACKFVTPTVNWMSNHYEVVSIALTSGENRRLKAYLDSHDYPFRVVNDAQGQLGRAWGISATPTVVVLKDGQIQSATTGITTPPGLWLRLLLA, from the coding sequence ATGAACAACACAACCCCGATACCTGCCAAGCGAAAAGGTCCCAAACACTGGCTGAAAGAAGCCGCCATTGTTCTGGTGATGTGGCTCATGATCAGTAGTGCGGTCGATTTCTGGCGCACCCAGGGAATGCCTGAAACGGCGCTCCCGATCGCTGTCTTGCACACCATTGACGGTGAACCGGTTGATTTAATCGCAATGAGTCAGGACAAGCCAGTGCTGGTCTATTTCTGGGCGACCTGGTGCGGCGCATGCAAGTTTGTCACGCCCACAGTCAACTGGATGAGCAATCATTACGAGGTGGTTTCCATTGCCCTGACGTCCGGAGAAAACCGTCGGTTGAAGGCCTATCTGGACAGCCACGATTACCCATTCCGGGTTGTCAACGATGCTCAGGGCCAGCTGGGACGTGCCTGGGGGATCAGCGCCACCCCAACAGTGGTCGTGTTGAAAGACGGTCAGATCCAGAGCGCGACCACCGGAATCACCACCCCACCCGGGCTCTGGCTGAGGCTGCTTCTGGCTTAA
- a CDS encoding aminoacyl-tRNA deacylase, with protein sequence MAMAITVGQFLNSHNVDFSLTKHRHTDTSFSSAISAHVPTSQVAKAVMLKDQEGNYLMAVVPSNRRVMIDKIGRMMGRQFFLIGEHELPEIFQDCEPGAIPSLGQAYQVDMLVDDLLLEQDELYIESGDHENLIHLDHKQFHKVMHDIPHQNISGYRMMFSQEHEGRHWEWE encoded by the coding sequence ATGGCCATGGCAATCACTGTAGGGCAATTCCTTAATAGCCATAATGTGGATTTTAGCCTTACCAAACATAGACATACAGATACATCGTTTAGCTCAGCGATCTCGGCGCATGTGCCGACTTCACAAGTTGCGAAAGCGGTGATGCTCAAAGATCAGGAAGGAAATTACCTGATGGCAGTTGTGCCATCAAACCGGCGTGTGATGATCGATAAGATTGGCCGGATGATGGGGCGACAATTCTTCCTGATTGGTGAGCATGAACTGCCGGAAATTTTCCAGGACTGTGAACCCGGTGCGATACCGTCTCTGGGACAGGCTTACCAAGTCGATATGTTGGTCGATGATCTGTTGCTCGAACAGGATGAACTGTACATTGAGTCCGGAGATCATGAAAATCTGATCCATCTGGATCACAAGCAGTTCCATAAAGTGATGCACGACATTCCGCATCAGAACATTAGCGGCTACCGCATGATGTTTTCCCAAGAGCATGAAGGCAGACATTGGGAATGGGAATAA
- a CDS encoding NlpC/P60 family protein, with translation MINHNFPRSWLGTGLLLLGLSGCATSPEHEAGTAPASEAMQASAPAPFQPVPMQFNPNQPTFDLVYQSWKGTPYRLGGSSRRGIDCSAFVQVGYQEVFDRILPRTTLEQVRQGRQVPLHQARKGDLVFFKTGRTLRHVGIYLGNREFLHASTSQGVVISTLDTPYWRRAFWQVRRIE, from the coding sequence ATGATAAATCACAATTTCCCCCGATCCTGGCTCGGCACCGGCCTGCTTTTGCTTGGCCTGAGCGGCTGTGCAACCTCGCCTGAACATGAAGCGGGGACGGCCCCCGCTTCTGAAGCCATGCAAGCCTCGGCACCGGCACCCTTTCAGCCGGTACCGATGCAGTTTAACCCCAATCAACCTACGTTCGATTTGGTTTACCAGTCATGGAAAGGTACGCCTTATCGCCTTGGCGGAAGCAGCCGTCGAGGGATCGACTGCTCGGCGTTTGTTCAGGTGGGCTATCAGGAAGTCTTTGACCGAATACTGCCCCGAACCACCCTGGAACAAGTCCGTCAGGGGCGCCAGGTGCCGCTCCATCAGGCCCGCAAAGGGGACCTGGTGTTTTTTAAAACCGGGCGGACGCTGAGACATGTCGGGATCTACCTGGGAAACCGTGAGTTTCTGCATGCCTCAACCTCACAGGGGGTGGTGATTTCAACCCTGGATACGCCCTACTGGCGGCGGGCCTTTTGGCAAGTGAGGCGAATCGAATAG
- a CDS encoding 1-acylglycerol-3-phosphate O-acyltransferase yields MLTAFRLISAALYIIVMTLFALVYCLFSPRDPKHVHFFSRWFHQLHHLIGLRLIERGKEHAGSVGNAVYISNHQDVFDFVTSPGMVMPRTVSIGKKSLLWIPFFGQLYWITGNILIDRENKAKARDTIQQIAQAIRQRNLSVWMYPEGTRSKGRGLLPFKTGAFRMAIEAGVPIIPMCVSTTHQKIFLNRRDNGTVICEMLPPIDVSGYTSQDARQLADMCHQLMQNKIAELDAEVAQLEQTQDNVALRSN; encoded by the coding sequence GTGCTTACTGCTTTTCGACTCATTTCGGCAGCGCTGTACATTATCGTGATGACCCTGTTTGCGTTGGTCTATTGCCTGTTCAGCCCGCGCGACCCGAAGCATGTTCACTTTTTCAGCCGCTGGTTCCACCAACTGCACCACCTCATCGGGTTACGCTTGATCGAACGCGGGAAGGAGCATGCCGGCAGCGTCGGCAACGCCGTGTACATTTCTAACCATCAGGATGTGTTTGATTTTGTCACCTCGCCGGGCATGGTGATGCCGAGAACCGTTTCCATCGGCAAGAAAAGCCTGCTGTGGATCCCGTTCTTTGGTCAGTTGTACTGGATCACCGGGAATATCCTGATCGACAGAGAAAATAAGGCCAAAGCCCGTGACACCATTCAGCAAATTGCCCAAGCCATTCGGCAGCGCAACCTGTCCGTTTGGATGTACCCGGAAGGTACCCGAAGCAAAGGGCGCGGGTTGCTCCCTTTCAAAACCGGCGCTTTCCGCATGGCTATTGAAGCGGGCGTCCCCATCATTCCCATGTGTGTCAGCACAACCCACCAGAAGATTTTCCTGAACCGACGGGACAACGGCACGGTGATTTGTGAAATGCTGCCGCCGATTGATGTCTCCGGCTACACCAGCCAGGATGCCCGCCAACTGGCAGATATGTGCCACCAGCTGATGCAAAACAAAATCGCTGAGCTGGACGCCGAAGTCGCCCAGCTGGAGCAGACACAAGACAACGTCGCCCTGCGCTCAAATTAA
- a CDS encoding alpha/beta hydrolase — MSSKIYFRQGKKLNLRRVLVNLTTRFHHRVAPTHARKVAKRLLLTPERSRRQQAEPEGLIRRPIETSEGKLMTYQLGKGPTWILGHGWSGSATQFFRLMQHVAASGYTALAFDNPAHGESEGQYGHLPGFVKAFDAVLDQQTHIAGVIAHSMGGAMVLESRHPLLANKPILLVAPVLNYTENLLSTVQQSGFSMKLFHEVVGEVAAQYQYPLDTINPLARLQQHPAPVGIVHDTGDRFAAFEYSRQAGEWGHVSLVATDGLGHGRILASEPLQQAFDALVR; from the coding sequence ATGAGCAGCAAAATTTACTTCAGACAAGGAAAAAAGCTGAATTTGCGCCGGGTGTTGGTCAATCTGACGACTCGTTTTCATCATCGTGTCGCACCAACCCATGCGCGAAAAGTCGCAAAGCGGTTACTGCTGACCCCGGAGCGTTCCCGCCGTCAGCAGGCCGAGCCTGAGGGGCTGATCCGCCGCCCGATCGAAACGTCGGAAGGTAAACTGATGACGTACCAGCTCGGAAAGGGACCGACCTGGATTTTGGGCCATGGCTGGTCCGGGTCGGCGACACAGTTTTTCCGGTTGATGCAGCATGTTGCGGCATCTGGCTATACTGCACTGGCGTTTGATAATCCGGCGCACGGCGAGAGTGAAGGCCAATATGGCCACCTGCCGGGGTTTGTCAAAGCGTTTGATGCCGTGCTGGATCAGCAGACGCACATTGCCGGTGTGATTGCGCACAGTATGGGTGGCGCCATGGTTTTGGAAAGCCGTCACCCGCTGCTGGCCAACAAACCGATTTTGCTGGTGGCGCCAGTCTTGAACTATACCGAGAACTTACTGAGTACAGTGCAACAGTCGGGCTTTTCGATGAAGCTCTTTCATGAGGTGGTTGGTGAAGTTGCCGCGCAATATCAGTACCCGTTGGACACGATCAATCCGCTGGCGCGGTTGCAACAGCACCCGGCGCCGGTAGGGATTGTGCATGATACCGGAGATCGGTTTGCGGCTTTTGAGTATTCCCGTCAGGCCGGGGAGTGGGGCCATGTCAGCCTGGTAGCGACGGATGGTTTAGGCCATGGCCGGATCTTGGCCAGTGAGCCGTTGCAGCAGGCGTTCGATGCGCTGGTGCGATAA
- a CDS encoding TetR/AcrR family transcriptional regulator, producing the protein MSKGRLTREHILKTAFDLASINGLDSLTIGQLAKASGMSKSGLFAHFNAKENLQIAVLEFTSEYFVERVIAPVREAEPETIEQKFRLLFRRWLDWNQSFQGSCMFLDAWKDGANSDDPIQQTLAAITRRWLEYLHRQVEKAKATGEFHADLDAWQFVYRLYGVYLSSHLFRSLGLESDDHHRFWLGIEALMAEGRG; encoded by the coding sequence ATGAGCAAAGGCCGCCTGACTCGCGAGCATATCCTGAAAACTGCGTTTGATCTGGCCAGTATCAACGGGCTGGACAGTTTGACGATCGGCCAGTTAGCCAAAGCATCCGGAATGTCGAAGAGCGGCCTGTTTGCCCATTTCAATGCCAAAGAGAATCTGCAGATTGCGGTACTCGAATTTACCAGTGAGTACTTTGTCGAGCGTGTGATCGCACCGGTTCGAGAGGCTGAGCCGGAAACCATCGAGCAGAAATTCAGGTTGTTGTTCCGGCGCTGGTTGGATTGGAATCAGTCTTTCCAGGGCAGCTGTATGTTTCTGGATGCCTGGAAAGACGGTGCCAACAGTGATGATCCGATTCAGCAAACGCTGGCGGCGATCACCCGGCGCTGGCTGGAATACCTGCATCGCCAAGTGGAAAAAGCGAAGGCAACCGGAGAGTTTCATGCAGATCTGGATGCCTGGCAGTTTGTCTACCGTCTCTATGGCGTTTATCTGAGCAGCCATCTGTTTCGCTCGTTGGGCCTGGAAAGTGATGACCATCATCGCTTTTGGCTGGGTATTGAGGCTTTGATGGCTGAAGGGCGCGGTTAA
- a CDS encoding DUF2750 domain-containing protein yields MTKLTADIQANCDLFVTETKDAQVVWGLCNEEGDWLSVASSEFEDSEVMPFWSNEADAKLHCTEEWAEFTATMIPLDVFVEDWMITLAEDGVLVGMNWNDQLEGAEKEPSDVAKLYL; encoded by the coding sequence ATGACAAAGCTAACTGCAGATATTCAAGCGAACTGTGATCTGTTTGTAACCGAAACCAAAGACGCACAGGTTGTATGGGGACTGTGTAATGAAGAAGGTGACTGGCTGTCTGTTGCATCCAGTGAGTTTGAAGATTCTGAAGTCATGCCGTTTTGGTCGAATGAAGCAGATGCCAAGCTGCATTGCACCGAAGAGTGGGCAGAATTTACCGCCACGATGATCCCGCTGGATGTGTTCGTGGAAGACTGGATGATCACCTTGGCTGAAGATGGTGTGCTGGTCGGAATGAACTGGAACGATCAGCTGGAAGGTGCGGAAAAAGAACCAAGCGACGTTGCCAAGCTGTACCTGTAA
- a CDS encoding class I SAM-dependent methyltransferase, producing the protein MATVDWLNCLNNPKLLPPRSHLMEAHQFLGHFANDRVAVDCGCGTGRDTLFLIEQGYQVYAFDIDLNSLQVLSEHPLAAAAPQLDVQQSSFAEYRFPRAHLINASACLFFNSREEFRQLWPKIEQNLYSGGIFCGHFLGEDEQDSNEKLPVLTLTRPELEQLFTNFYMVSWKEKREYSAQLTGKKRAWLVHTVIAMKR; encoded by the coding sequence ATGGCAACTGTAGACTGGCTGAATTGCCTGAATAACCCCAAACTGTTACCGCCCCGAAGTCATCTGATGGAAGCGCACCAGTTTCTTGGCCATTTTGCCAATGATCGTGTCGCGGTGGACTGTGGTTGCGGCACCGGACGCGATACCTTGTTCTTAATTGAGCAAGGCTATCAGGTGTACGCCTTTGATATCGATTTGAACAGCCTGCAGGTTCTTTCTGAACACCCGTTGGCCGCCGCCGCCCCGCAGCTTGATGTCCAGCAAAGCAGCTTTGCCGAATATCGATTTCCGCGGGCGCACTTGATCAATGCCAGTGCCTGCCTGTTTTTCAACTCCCGCGAGGAATTTCGCCAACTGTGGCCTAAAATCGAGCAAAACCTTTACAGCGGCGGCATTTTTTGTGGTCATTTTCTTGGTGAAGATGAGCAGGACAGCAACGAGAAACTGCCTGTGCTGACCCTGACGCGTCCTGAGCTGGAACAGCTGTTTACGAATTTTTATATGGTGTCCTGGAAAGAAAAGCGTGAATACTCGGCCCAATTGACCGGTAAAAAACGCGCCTGGCTGGTTCATACGGTAATTGCCATGAAGCGTTAA
- a CDS encoding globin: MDMHEQFNNSYTRCNENSQFFDIFYDQFCRKDNRFQLMFKGVDMAGQIRMLKASIAIILLAPSSEQARDSVRYFGKRHAAIGVSAEDFDVWFDCLLRTVSQCDPQYSPAVEEAWRACFHAGFNIMKEECSFPSSSAGP; encoded by the coding sequence ATGGATATGCATGAACAATTCAATAACAGCTATACTCGCTGTAATGAGAATTCACAGTTCTTCGACATTTTCTACGACCAGTTCTGCCGCAAAGACAACCGGTTTCAACTCATGTTCAAGGGTGTTGACATGGCTGGACAGATCCGGATGCTCAAAGCCTCGATTGCGATTATTTTGCTGGCTCCGTCATCTGAACAGGCCCGGGACTCCGTTCGCTACTTCGGGAAGCGACATGCCGCTATCGGGGTCAGCGCGGAGGACTTTGACGTCTGGTTTGATTGCCTGTTACGCACGGTCAGCCAATGCGACCCGCAATATTCACCCGCCGTCGAGGAGGCATGGCGCGCTTGCTTCCATGCCGGATTCAACATTATGAAAGAAGAATGTTCCTTTCCCTCCAGCTCAGCCGGTCCCTGA